The sequence TTGGAGCAAAGATTAAATTCTAATTCTAGTGTTCCTATCTATGTAAATATTACTGTAGATAATAATTTAGATAGTAAAAAGTTAAGCAATTTAGTTACAACAAAAGTAATTAAAGCAATAGATAAAAACAAGGATAGAAAGAGGGTGTAGAAGGGTGTTTTTTGTATATTTCAATGGCAAGAGAGATTTAGACTTAGGGATAAAGACAATTAAACGTCCTTCTATTCCAATTCCTAAAAAGCGATATAAAACAACAACAGTAAGTGGGAAAGATGGAGATTATTACACTACAAATGGAGAATACGAGGATATAACAATTCCCGTTGATTTTAATTTTATAGATAGAACTAATTTTCACGCTAAGTGTAGGCAGATTGATAAATGGTTAAATAAAATAAAAGATTATCAGCTTAAATTTAGTGATGATTTAGGCGTTTTTTATAAGGTAAAAAAAATTGAGTGTGACGAGATAGAAAGAGTTTATAAAGTCTTGGGTAAGTTTACTGTAAAATTTACTTGCGATCCGTATGCTTGGTTAGTAGAAGGGCAACAAAGTATAACTTTGAATGGCAATAATATAATTAATGATTTTGAAGCAACTAAACCAATTTATATTATTAATGCAGAAGGTTTAATAACTCTAAAGGTAAATGGTAAAGAAGTTACTATAAATGTGGGACAACAGGTAACAATTAATACAGAATTGCAACTATGCTTTAAGAATAAAGAGTTAATAAATCTGGCTTTAAAGACAGGGAAATTTGAAGATTTATATTTAAATGAAGGTATAAATACTATTGAGTATTCGGTAGGAACTAGTGGAACGCTAGCAAGTATTCAACTAATTCCTAACTGGAAAACATTATAGGAGGGATTGGATGATACAAGTATATAATGCAGGCAATACAAATTTTAATGTAAATGGAGATATGGTGATCCAACCTATAAGCGTTATTTTAAGTAATCAAATTAATATTATTCCTTCCTTAGAAATGGAATTAAGTTACGATGAATATGGTGTTTGGGAATATGTAAAAGAAGATTGTGTAATTAAATGCAATACTCCTTATGGAGAAGATTTATTTCGAGTTTACAATACTGTTAAAAATGATGATACCTATACAGTTTATGCAAAACATATTTTCAGTGATCTAATAGATACAGTAGCGAAAGATATGAGTAATGATGATATATGTATCGTAAAAACAGGAAACGCAACAGGGCAACAAGCAATAGCAAAGCTATTTAATAACACAGATTTTACTGGACATAGTGATATATTGAAAACTGATAGTGTAGTTTGGGAAAGAAAATATATAACTACAGCATTACTTGGAAATGATGATAATTCATTCTTAAAACGCTGGGGTGGTGAATTATATATAAACAAATTTGATGTTTATATGTATAACCAACTTGGCAGTGATAATAATACATTAATTTCCTATGGTAAAAACCTAGAAAGTATAGAAGAAGAAATTAAGATTGATGAAGTAGTTACTCGTATAATTCCAGTTGGCGCTAATGGACTAAGGCTAACAGGTCAAACACCGTGGATAGATAGTCCTAACATAAATAAATATTCTAATATAAAAGAAAAAGTAGTAGAGTTTTCTAATGTAAAAGTTAAGGAAAAACCAGAAGATGAAGAAGGATTTGCAACAATAGATTTGGCAAGAGCGGAACTGATAAGACTTAGTAATCTTATGTTTAGTGAGCAACATGTAGATACCCCAAGTGTAAATATTAAAACTAACATGACAGATATTAGAGATTCTATAGAATACCAACAACTAGGCTATTCTGGAGTAGAAAAGATAGGATTAGGAGATACAGTTACATGTAGACATTACAAACTTGGGATAGAAACTAAGGCAAGAGTTATTTCTTATAAGTGGGATGTTCTAACAGAAAAGTTTGTAGAGATTGAAATCGGTGATACTCAACTTAATTATTTTGACAAGCAGACGGATATAAGCAATAAAGTTAGCAAAGTTCTAAATGATAATGGTAATGTTATTGCAGAATATGTCCAAGGAATTATAGATGCAACTAAATCTAAATTTAGAGCATTAAAGGACGTGGCACAGACACAGCATATAAGAGCCATGTTGTTCGAGGATTTAGACAGTTCTAGTCCGACTTTTGGCGCAATGTGTTGTGGCACGGCTGGGTTTGAAATATCGAATAAAAGAAACTCGGATGACACTGATTGGAACTGGACCACTTTCGGTACTGGGAAAGGCTTTGTAGCAGATTGTATTACAGCAGGAACTATAAATGCTAATCTAATAAAAGCCGGAATATTAAGTGCTATAAAGATACAAAATCAAGATGGTTCTTTCATAATGGATTTAGGCGGTACTGGTGGTTTAACTTGTAAAAGAAATGGTCAAAATTCCTTGTCTATAGAGGGAAGTCATATAAATTTTTATAGATTCGATGATAGCGGAAAATATAGTGGCAGTATTGGTACTACAACAATAATTGGAGATAACACTAAACAAGCAATAAATATATACAACGATAAAGGTTCTTATGTAACAATTGGATATATAGGGGGCGATGGTAACATCCACTCATATATGGACTTTGATGAAAGCCAAGTTGAGTCTACAAATAAGCGTAGTATAAATTTTTGGAAAAATGCAATGTTGCACAATGGAGCTTGTTTATATATAGGAGATGTAGATAATTGTTATTTAACATCGTCTTCTACAGGCGGAGCGTATTTAGGAGGAGATATGTATGTAAGCGGAACATTAAGTGCTGGTGGTAGTAAAACAAGAGTAGTAGACACAAGTCAAGGTAAAAGAGGACTTAATGCATATGAAACTCCAAACGCATTATTCGCAGATTATGGACATGATACATTAGACAGTAATGGAGAATGTACTATTAATATAGATACTTTATTTTTAGAAACAGTAACAGCAAGTGAAGGCTATGAGGTGTTTTTAACTAAATACGGAAAAGGTGATATTTGGGTGGAAGAAACAAATGATACAAATTTCAAGGTATGCGGTGAGCCTAATTTAAAATTCAGTTGGAATATTGTACTTAAGCAAAAAGGATATGAAAATACACGGTTACAAAAAATAGATGTAGGAGATGCTAAGAATGAGACCATTTAATATAAATGCAGACTTATATAATAAAGGTTGCTACTCTTTAGAGTGCAAGCAAAACGATGATATAGTCTTAAATCTTAATATTTTGGAAAATGGAGTAGCAAGTGATTTAAGCAATGCTACTTTTTCTTTTAACTTTAGGAAACCGGACAATACAATAGTATCCATAGTAGGCAGTAACATAAGCGCCAGTGGAAACACAGTAACTATTATATGCCCTACGGATTGTACTAGAGTGCCTAGTACTGCATATTGTGAATTAACAATAGTTCAAAATTCTAAACAAATAACAACGTTTGATATTGCTATAAATGTACTACCAAGCGTATTCCAAGGACAAGAAGTAAGCAAAAATGTGGCTACTCTGATAGAAGAAATTAATAATTCTAATGTAACAGTTACAAATCTTTTAAATGCTTTGATTAATTGGCAGGCTAATAATGGCAGTGTTATAGACTTAAATAATAGATTTAACAATATGAAAATAGGCGTGAGAAAT comes from Clostridium sp. TW13 and encodes:
- a CDS encoding distal tail protein Dit codes for the protein MFFVYFNGKRDLDLGIKTIKRPSIPIPKKRYKTTTVSGKDGDYYTTNGEYEDITIPVDFNFIDRTNFHAKCRQIDKWLNKIKDYQLKFSDDLGVFYKVKKIECDEIERVYKVLGKFTVKFTCDPYAWLVEGQQSITLNGNNIINDFEATKPIYIINAEGLITLKVNGKEVTINVGQQVTINTELQLCFKNKELINLALKTGKFEDLYLNEGINTIEYSVGTSGTLASIQLIPNWKTL
- a CDS encoding phage tail spike protein — translated: MIQVYNAGNTNFNVNGDMVIQPISVILSNQINIIPSLEMELSYDEYGVWEYVKEDCVIKCNTPYGEDLFRVYNTVKNDDTYTVYAKHIFSDLIDTVAKDMSNDDICIVKTGNATGQQAIAKLFNNTDFTGHSDILKTDSVVWERKYITTALLGNDDNSFLKRWGGELYINKFDVYMYNQLGSDNNTLISYGKNLESIEEEIKIDEVVTRIIPVGANGLRLTGQTPWIDSPNINKYSNIKEKVVEFSNVKVKEKPEDEEGFATIDLARAELIRLSNLMFSEQHVDTPSVNIKTNMTDIRDSIEYQQLGYSGVEKIGLGDTVTCRHYKLGIETKARVISYKWDVLTEKFVEIEIGDTQLNYFDKQTDISNKVSKVLNDNGNVIAEYVQGIIDATKSKFRALKDVAQTQHIRAMLFEDLDSSSPTFGAMCCGTAGFEISNKRNSDDTDWNWTTFGTGKGFVADCITAGTINANLIKAGILSAIKIQNQDGSFIMDLGGTGGLTCKRNGQNSLSIEGSHINFYRFDDSGKYSGSIGTTTIIGDNTKQAINIYNDKGSYVTIGYIGGDGNIHSYMDFDESQVESTNKRSINFWKNAMLHNGACLYIGDVDNCYLTSSSTGGAYLGGDMYVSGTLSAGGSKTRVVDTSQGKRGLNAYETPNALFADYGHDTLDSNGECTINIDTLFLETVTASEGYEVFLTKYGKGDIWVEETNDTNFKVCGEPNLKFSWNIVLKQKGYENTRLQKIDVGDAKNETI